ccccgaggagctggacgaagtcttcgaacactgattggtatattgttatataagtgtgttttctgtaaactgtagcattgcaataaaataaaaaaaaaataataggggtggtaggagaggaaaagattaaagtattcagtgagaatccacaaggtcttctctgaacactatttattttcttcttcgaggatgtgggtccctttaattaaaccagtggtggtacccctaaatatatatatatatataaaataaacattTATAACGTGAACAAAAAAAGAAGACGCATATTAGCGAAATCAGTGGGTGGAActctggactgcgaggccgcggaggaagctcccacagctgggctatgatggcttctgattactctttcatgaacacagatcttatcttgcaTAAACACCAAGAATGTAATAAGCAAAATTAAATCTAGTGTGTTGCTTGTTTTGTGTTGGTTAATGAGTGAACATATTAATAATAAGTAAActgtatatgaataatatttgttAAATAGTAACTGTTCATGaactttataaatataaatatatatatatatatatatatatatatatatatatatatatatatatatatatatgtatatatatatatatatatatatataaagttcatGATATATATAAAGTTCATGAACAGTTACTATTTaacaaatattattcatatacagTTTACTTATTATTAATATGTTCACTCACTAACCAACACAAAACAAGCAACACACTAGATTTAATTTTGCTTATTACATTCTTGGTGTTTAtgcaagataagatctgtgttcatgaaagagtaatcagaagccatcatagcccagctgtgggagcttcctccgcggcctcgcagtccagagTTCCACCCACTGATTTCGCTAATATGCGTCTTCTTTTTTTGTTCACGTTATAAATGTTTATTTTGTTTCCTCTATTATTAAGATGTGAATATTAATTAGGAAAAAATCTAGTAAATTATAAAGGTTTATCAGACAATCTGAAGAGAAAATTGGAGATCAAATCGATATGGATGTGATTGTTGAATATTCGTAAGTGCGGGACACTGAGCTCCCTAGGTAATAGTCTTTTGGTCACCTAAACGTTTGATGTAAAACGTGAAACTTTTGATCACCTAAACGTTTGATGTACTCACAActctgatgtaaattatgtattcacctagttgtgtttgcaggggttgagctcagctctttcgggccgcctctcaattgtcaatcaatcaactgttactaaatactaacaaattatttttttcatacacatacacacggaaacagtccgtaacagctgtctaaatcataggtaactatttactgctatgtaccaggaaaatcagggtgaaagaaacaatggccatttgtttctgccttgtctACTAATCGAAACCAGgttacaggattacgagtcccgcgtgctgttcactcagctaccagacccccatgTTCGAGGGGTCTAGTAGTAACCATGTGCACACATGGAGAATGTTTCCATGTGCACGTGTACAGTCCTTGCAGTCTTCACCTTGTTGTGTAAACAGAATCAAGAAATAGCTTTCTAGCCTCTACTATTCCTGGTGCCTTCTCTTCGTCTCACCTATGTTTAGTGCTTTGCATTTGTCAGTGTTGAAAGAAAGTGACCATCTGTCCGACCACCGCTTGAGCGCATCTAGATCTCCTTGTACTCTCCCTCAAACGTCTTCGTTTTTAAATCTTATAAATCGTGCTCAATCTGCAAACAAGGATATTTAAGTCTTTCGTCTGTTAGTTTGATGACATATTTCACAATCTGAATGACCACAAATGATCTCGTGATCTCTTTGCGTTTTTTCCTACTTGCAACTGTTTGCCGCTGATTTCTCTTCTTTCAGCATTACCCGCTGTTTTCAACCAATGATATGTTCtctcctccacaccagcactcctTTAGTTATAAAATCTTAGTCTTCAGTTTTGGAATGGGGATCTATTAAATGGAAATGTGTTACACGTTTGTTGATTATCAATGAAAATAACGGCAGCTAACCCTTCTTCCcttattttaataatttttattgAAAAAATGACACATAAACTCGTTGGGCATTATCTAAATTAAGTGAATCCATGCTGGTGTTTTGACAGAAATCTTCATTTTTTATGGGTTCCAAGAGGCATTTCCTTGCAAGTTTATCTGGCGCCTAACTGAGAATAGTTGATAATGAAGTtactgtgtagtttagtggctcctgtgtccttTCATTCTGGCACATTGGCACTATattggctgtcttccattcctttgGCAACTCCTTCTTTTTCAGTGATGGGTCAACGAGTTAATGGGTTGAAGAGTTAATTAACATAGGTTCAATGCATTTCTATTTAGTAGGTCTCCATCCCAAAATTTAAAACCAGGATTTCATAACTATATTGTAAGTAACTGATGTAACTGGTATGAAAGAGagaacagaggcagagacagagatgcagagacagagacggaGACAAAGATACAGACattgaggaagagacagagactgcagagacagagatgcagagtcAAAATGAGACATTGATTGAAAACAGAGGGTATTGCTGAAAGAAGAGAAGTCAGCAGCAAACTGTTGGAAGTATAAAAAAAAACGCAAGTAGTGTACCCCCCGCGAGATCATTTGGGGCCATTCATGTTGTGATATATGTCACCAAACTAACAGAAGAAAGTCTTAGGTATCCTTACTTGCATAATTATGCACGAGATTTAGAAATGAAGACATTTCAGGGATAGTACAACGAGATCTAGATGCGCTCTCCCACCAAAGAATTtgttgttttgaaaatattttgaAAATGACATTTGATTGTCTTACGTTGTTAATTCCATCTTATACACCTGTTTTGAGAACTTGTAAACACGAATAAAACGTGAGGTCATAATGTTTTAATAAAACGTGTTTTAAATGTTATGATATTAACGTTTTGGAGCAAATGTTTTTTAAAACAATAAttctaattattaataactagtTGTTCTCGGCCacacattgctgtggctcagctacGAGTGGGCGTTCCTGAGCCACAGTTGCCCTCCACcgtcccccttcctccccaccatttccccctcccctgtaCCATCGTCCTatgaaccattccccactcccctgtcccctcgtattCCACACCATTCCCTATTCTCTATCCCCTCAACCTCCCCTCCATACCCCACTCCCACGTCCCCTCATCCTCAGCATTATTACTCCACTCCCCcattccctcatcctccccaccatcccccactcctccgtccccctcctcatccccaactctccccactcccctgttcgatgcgttcccaaatgatctaatgttccctTCAGAAAAATTAGAacattaaatgatctgatgttcccatcactgaaaatgtAAAGAATGGCAAAAAAAaaggaaatgaaaaaaatatatatacccaCAAAATGGtaaacgacacagctcaattctaacacaatgtcacacaaaataattacatCAAAATCatctaaataaaaataaatcgaaatctatgaaaattcaatttaaaaaggcaatcggaaacattgaaatggaataaataaatatttagtatagcgtgtgttgcatttacgtccaacagatggcactgttgtacgtccaacagatggaacAAAAACggtttgtcaaaatttcaaagcagttggtgaagaactttcggaaattacagcctgttgttgttgttatatctaacagatattagaaaaaaaatccagaacAAGAAAAATAATGTTTTTAATAACAGATATTAAAAATAACAgtttttaccagtcacaggtgtggcatgtatacagtaggtatataaaaacatgctcctactccaatgcaacgttgtttcaaaatttcaaagcaatcggtacaaAGGTGTCCGAGATTTTCCTCACATGTAAACTCACATGaaaaatgcagtttttaaaaaaaaaagattgttTGTACCTGTTactgacgtgacatctatatagtatgtatataaaaatacgcatttattcgaatggaacgttgtttcaaaatttcaaagcaatcggtgacgaactttcggaaattagctATTTTGAACCAAACGGacatttacaatattatttatatagattggaaCTATTAGGTATAATTATCTTTATTGGATTTAGAAAGATAGAGATAGACAGGAGTAAAGGAGAGACATTCAGATGAAAACAGAATAAGAAAGTAAGGAAACgaaaggagggagagacaaaaggAGATTGGTAataaacaaagagagagagagagagagagagagagagagagagagagagagagagagagagagagagagagagagagagagagagagagagagagagagagagagagagagagagagagagagagagagagagagagagagagagtgagagagagagagagagagagagagagagagagagagagagagagagagagagagagagagagagtgtgagagagagagagagagagagagagagagagagagagagagagagagagagagagagagagagagagagagagagagagagagagagagagagagagagagagagtgagagagtgagagagtgagagagtgagagagagagggagagagagagagagagagagagagagagagagaaagagagagagagagagagagagagagagtgagagagtgagagagtgagagagtgagagagagagagagagagagaaggctagagatacggagagagagagagagagatagagagaaggcTAGAGATACGGAGACAGAAGCAAAGTCAGGGAGAGAAGGGCAGAGATCGAGCGAGGagaaagacagaaagagagagagagagacagacacagcaaATGGCAGAAACGaagagaggcagagccagagaggcagaggtagagagggagagacagaaaggtagaggcagagccagagaggcagaggtagagagggagagacaaaaagatagaggcagagacagagacagagggacagagacagagaggtagaggtagagaagcagagacagagacacagagaaagaaaggcagagacagagacacagagaaagaaaggcagaaacagagacagaagaAGAGACAGGAAGGAGACATATACAGAGTGTCAGGATCACAAACCGTGGGATTAAATATTTGCTTTATGGGCTGAGATTTTAATCCTGTAAAGTCGCCTGCTGTACGAGGTGGAAAGGACAAAGCTGctatgtagacctcagattcaccaccaGTTAATGGGTGTGAACTGGTCCCGGCTGGTGGCGGTACGATGTTGTCGTCTCGTGGGGCTTTAGGTGTGTGCTTTCCTTGCTGGGCTTGTGCTTTGGCAGCGTTTCTAGCACCAATTttatcgtcactggtgaggactcgagTAGCACTTGAGGTATTTCCCTCTTAAATTTTCTTGGAGATTTGTGCTCTGCTTTTGTACGTTTCCGATGTGTTTTTCTTACCCTTTCTACGAAGAGTGTGTTTAGCTCGaggaggcaggcgaactaggatATCCCcaccttgggtattcatttatcgccctaatGACCGAGAATacaagtgatttgtctctccttggagGTACGGTGTGGCAAACATTGCCAAACAAAAGGAAATTATTCCTTGCTTAAATGTTTTCAGGAGCGTCATTGACCCTTTTTTTGAAGAAATACATGatctgatatatttatatatataggcctGTTAGTCTAGTGGTATGATTCTCGCTTAGGATGCGAGAGGCCCGGGTtcaactcccggacaggcccgaTAACCTTTTTGTCTCGATAGCACTGTGACTATGTTCTCGACTTGTAATTGAGGATCCCGAGTTCAGTTTCCAAGCGGTACAAAAATGGGTGTTTAGTCCGTTTTAACCGGTTTATACTTTGGACCGGTTAGTCCAAAGCATTGACCCAAACCGGTCCATACCTCACACAAACATCCTAAACTCCCACCATGAATCACATACGACCATCCGCAGGGTTAGCCTGTCATTACACATTTATTCCCACACCCAGACAAGTTCGACTGTACACAATCGTTAAAGCTGGCCCATACCTTGCTCTGGGTCCCTCATCTCCCCTGTCGTCCGACTGTGGACCTTCACCTTCTGTGGCCGACATCCTCTCCGATTCTAATCTCAAACTCGAATCTTCTTGCTTGAATGTGTTAGTCGTCGGACCACACACCGCCTTGACACTCTAAAACATATCAATCTGCCTTTGGCCTTGAATACCTTGATCAATACACACATTGTTTGACATATGTAATGGTCATTTCCTCAGGTATGTTTGATCCGATTTAGGTCCTCTGCTCGGCGTGGAAGTGTGATCCCAAACATAAAAAGACCTGATCTCTGTTAATGCACATTAAACAGTCGCCAGCCTCCCAATGTACAGCTTGTAGCATAGATGTTTCGTTGTATGATGCacggtgaccacaacacagcagttgtaacatcaggatctgcgggttggtacaagaattcaaccaactacggaccacttagtttgatgaaagggagcagtaaaacaacagaagtacacttacatcgcatcaggcttggatacccatgtgcatgggaaacaggcttacaggttccggaagatgagagaaaatgtcagcactgtagagaaatgcccgacagaccactggaacattatctaacacagtgcacagttacaaacccattaagatttcaacttagattcaacagagcagaagaagctgttaaacacatatggcaaaatcttactgaagcgaccatacgagtcataaatacttatactctgcccaagtaaaacagaaacaagcaacacttagtgggccagccagaggcttagggcccgcacaggaatatccctgaaaaaaaaaaattgtagcaTAGTTAACACAATAACTATTAATTCTTACTCATTGGCTTGAGATTGATTATAAAAAGATGCTtctaaataaattttatttaacaTATTACAGCAGAAAGACTCTGTAAATCAGACACATTACCACAGGAACGGTAAGCCATATTTAATGGTGACAGACGAGTCCGGTTCTCATCACACAAACAAATGCTAGACTGTACTTGGTGTTGATCGTTTATTCAGACGTACTAAATATcacgctgtttttttttattattattattaacacattaggtacatccgcattagtgcagctaccctagactatatgaagtggagtacagtgtgtcaaaaaagctaactaggtgatgctaaaaaatcccgatcacacaggatggttagtcatacaatacaatacaatacaattttatttaggtaaggtacatacatacaataaatttttacaaggattggttgacttataggtagagctagtacatacaatgcctaaagccactattacgcaaagcgtttcgggcatggttTCGGttctcatacagaggcatgtaataagcggtctgcactggcagactccgtatGTATTTTGAGGCTATCAAAAACACaaaattgaataaggtagcagtggtaatacaagtccccatctcgcaggatggttagtcatacagagccatgtgtttaatagcctacactggcaaattttgggtatactgcacTAAATATCACGCTGCGTTTGCACAAGGAAATTACCAAACCTCTACGGACACTGAAACCCATATTTAACAATCACACTGCAGGAAAATACTGCACAGTGGAAGAAATAGTTAATATGCTGCCAGCTAAAGTGAGCTTAGCAGCCACACTAACAAATATTACACCTTTCTAACACTCGAGAACAAACGAACCGAGGTAAAAACCTGGTGTCTACTTCAAGGTAGACTTAAAAAAAAACGATCCTCACAGAAcaggtatcaactaggtatcaaccagAACAGGTGGCGAACAAGCCAGGTCTTAAACCTAAGACACAAGTCAAGGTAAACGTCTCTGATTTCCTGACCAAATCAGGACCAAAGTTATATGGCGTAGTTAAGCTCTGTGTTCGGTGTGACAAACCCACAACGAGCCATTATACGAGTTCGCAGGTGGGCATTCCATCCACCACAATCCAATTGGTTCACGAATGTTCTATCTGGCCTTTAAATTCCATATCCTTGTCTTCATGTTAGCGTAGCGCGTTCTCATGAAAATTAAATAACATTACGTCATAATAATTGCATTAAATTAGTTTATCCTATGATCAACTCTTATAACGATAATTAATTAAGGCGTATTATAGGAGTCAGACTGTTACAGTCACCATGTACTGTTGTGCCAGTTGATACTAAAGGCCATGAACCTATAACATTTTGCCTGAGGTAAACTTTTGACAGGATCTATTTTGAAATTGAACTCGTCAAACCCTGCAGAAAGCATACTGCAAAAGCATATGTAGCCAGACTCGCTTCACAACAGTTTCCCTGCGAGATAAGCGGAACAGGGAGAGGAAGGACTCGGTTAGGAACACATTGTGAGTAGGAAAAGGTGTGTATCACAGTATAAACTAGACTATGTGAGGAGCACATAGTGAACAATTGGTTAAGGAGACCCCACCGTAGGTTGCCTCTCGTGACACTGTCATGCCTATGAAGACATCTCGACACTTCTCTGGTGACACCCCAGCAAGCCGCTATTGACAAACTACCGTTGCCTTAAGTGTCACAATACTGCATTGTTTTGGCGACACACGAGGCATGTGACAGTGTGCCTCACGAGGAAGGCCAAGTTATACACCGTGATATTCCTCTCATAGTCTACAcgacggccatagtcacggccatagtcacggccatagtcacgaccatagtcacgaccatagtcacggccatagtcacgaccatcttgaggttatagtCACGGTCATAGTCACggtcatagtcacggccatagtcacggccatagccacggccatagtcacgaccaTAGTCACGACCACAGTCACGGTCATAGTCACGACCATAGTCACGACCATAGTCACGACCATAGTCACGACCATAGTCACGACCATAGTCACGACCATAGTCAcgaccatagtcacggccatagtcacgaccatagtcacgaccatagtcacggccatagtcacgaccaCAGTCACGACcacagtcacggccatagtcacgaccacagtcacgaccatagtcacggccatagtcacggccatagtcacggccatagtcacggccatagtcacggtcatagtcacggccatagtcacgaccgtagtcacggccatagtcacggccatagtcacggccatagtcacggccatagtctcggccatagtcacggccatagtcacggccatagtcacgaccaCAGTCTCGgctatagtcacggccatagtcacgaccatagtcacggccatagtcacggccattgTCACGACGACAGTCtcggccatagtcacggccatagtcaaccAATATTTCACTTCCCCTAATGTTCCGGGTGTTGTTAGTGAGTAACTAAGCAACCATACAAGGCAATACAGGGTTCGTCTCGCGACCCTCAGCAATGTAGGCAGGGATCCACATACTTGCTCCTGATTACAACTGCTTTCACCTGCATCTGCCCTCCGTTCATAAAATGTTTAAGGCGTCTAAAATTTAAGCTATTTTGCCTAGCTAAGAAAATCTAAGTCTATACAACCCCTCTAATGTATCTGGCCGATGTACATTGTCCTGTGAAACGTGAATATTACCTTGCTATTCATTTCTGTATCACCATAATTTTGACGCTGTGGTTATAAAAAAGCTGCCTTGTACACACAGAACTCACAATAGCTTGATaccacaaatgaacaaatccacaagggccgtgacgagggttcaaacccACGTCCATGATGATCCCAGACACACCTTAGTCGGCTGCgcaacgacatggtcaaaacaattgaacaaaagaaatgttcgaaccctcatcacggcccttgtgtattAGTTCATAAGATGCCATGTTTAATATTACCTTCCAGCCAGTCTCACCCCTCTTACCTTCATCCTACACCTTGCTGCCCTGATGGAATTGTTCCTCGCCAAACTCGCCAGTTTAATAGTTCTCAGAGTATTAATTTcctttgtcttgtggtgtctgagCTTGGACTGTCTTTTATATTCCTGAAGATGCCTTCTTTTCATCCTTATAGATCTTTCTGATATATTCAGTTCCGTTTGAAGTGTTCAAcccactcccctctctctctctctctctctctccccccctctctctctctctctctctctctttcgctctctctctctttaaagtcTTGCCTGGTCACGTGTGCTTTTTTATTGCCTTCCTCACTGCCCTCGGTATTTTCTCACCAATCAACATTTTCTAGCATTTCAACAGAACAGCgcgagcaatatatatatatataaatatttcacatatatatatttatatatatatatatatatatatatatatatatatatatatatatatatatatatatatatatatatatatatatatatatatatatatgtgtgtgtgtatgtgtgtatgtgtgtatgtgtgtgtgtgtgtgtgtgtgtgtgtgtgtgtgtgtaactggtttgttttttgttttattttcttaCTGACTTGTTCAGTAGATGGTAAAGTTGTTCTCTCCTCTGTTGTTTCTATTTTCCATGCATCCATTCTTTCCTGTGAGCAAGTGTAGTTCCTCCCGTTGGCTGGTGAAGCCTCTTGATAGCAACTGTAACGCCTGTGTccaagtgtaaactctttgtcaGTAAGTGTAAACACTTTGTTAGTAGAAGTAAACTCTTTGTTTGTAGGTGTAAACTCTTTGTTTGTAGGTGTAAACTCTTTGTTTGTaggtgtaaactctttgttaatatgtgtaaactctttgttaatatgtgtaaactctttgttaatATGTGTAAACTCTTTCTTAGTAGGTGTAAACTCTTTCTTAGTAATTGTAAACTCTTTCTTAGTAATTGTAAACTATTTTTTAGTAATTGTAAACTTTATCTCAGTAATTGTAAACTTTATCTTAGTAATTGTAAACTACATATTATTAAGTGTAAACTACATGTTATTAATTGTAAACTTTTTTTCAGTAATTGTATACTCCTTTTCAGTAATTATAAACTCTTTTTtcagtaagtgtaaactcttttcAGTAGGTTTAAACTCTTTTtcagtaagtgtaaactctttttCTGTATATGTAAACTTTTtcagtaagtgtaaactctttgtcaGTAGGTGTAAACTCCTTATCAGCAAGAGTAAACTCCTTATCAGTAGGAGTAAACTCCTTGTaagtaagtgtaaactctttgcaAGTATGTGTAAACTAACAATTTATTAAAGTTAGTATGTGTAAACTAACAGTTTATTAAAGTTAGTATGTGTAAACTAACAATTTATTAAAGTTAGTATGTGTAAACTAACAATTTATTAAAGttagtatgtgtaaactaaaagtttaCTAAACTAAACTGTGGGATATATTGGTGATATATCTAGTGTGTCTGTTCGTTCACAGGCACATGAACACTCATACAGACACTCtggaacactcacagagacacgggGACACTCACCGAGGGATTAAAAAAGACACTTACTGAGGTGCTGACAAACACTCATAAAGAGACTCACAGAGTTACTCAGACactcactgtgacactcacataaACGCTTCATTATTGCCgagatacttcaggattggtcttacatttgtggtgtacaaggttctgaatgattccttacacaggttcctgaaggctgttccgatgttagccagtctcgcgtatgctgcagatgtaatctatttatgtgggcttcgggagacaggtttagtgtgatgtcaactcctagatGTCCCAATatcctctctgtccgtttcatgaagtacttcatctcctattttgtatcctgagtctggcctcctgtttccaccgccttatatctttaccttgcatttactcgggttgaactttagtagccatctgttggaccattcactctcctactatcatcttctgttttaatcctcctcaaaaTTTTTGCAGCATCATCAGacaatgagagaaacgattctatactctctgggagatcatttacatatatctgaCATAAATAGGTCCAAGGTCTGAACCCttcgggactccgctggtgattccttgccaatctgagacctcacccttcacattGACtccctgtcttctgttgcttagttactcccttatccaatggagtaccttccctttcactcctgcctgcatctccagctttagcACTAGccacttgtgtggtactgtgttaaagactttctggcaatccaaataaaatgtgtgtatgagtgtctctgtgagtaccagtgggagtattcacctagttgtattctcctcatttttcttgtaggggatgagctctgctctttcggcccgcctctcaactgtcaatcaactgtaaataACTActaactatccccccccccctacacacacacacaggaaggagcTCCTTAACAGCTGACTATCTTCTAGGTACCATTTTTACTGTTAGGTATcaagggcatcagagtgaaagaaactttgcccatttgtttctgtctggtccgggaatcgaggccgggccacagaattacaagtcctgcgctctgtccactcagctactagCCCCTGACAGAcattgggagtgtgtgtgtgtcactgagagtacctgtgcgagtgtgtgtgtcactgagagtacctgtgggagtgtgtgagtgtctctgagagtacctgtgggagtgtgtgagtgtttcTGAGCGTACCTTTgggagtgtctctgagagtacctg
This genomic window from Procambarus clarkii isolate CNS0578487 chromosome 1, FALCON_Pclarkii_2.0, whole genome shotgun sequence contains:
- the LOC138359454 gene encoding uncharacterized protein, which encodes MSLRSRLRGSEILVDYGRDYGRDCRRDNGRDYGRDYGRDYGRDYSRDCGRDYGRDYGRDYGRDYGRDYGHGRDYGRDYGRDYGRDYGRDYGRDYGRRVDYERNITVYNLAFLVRHTVTCLVCRQNNAVL